In a genomic window of Gavia stellata isolate bGavSte3 chromosome 30, bGavSte3.hap2, whole genome shotgun sequence:
- the G0S2 gene encoding G0/G1 switch protein 2, producing the protein METMHELIPFAKEMLSQKPNRKMVKLYMLGSVLAFFGVVIGLVETVCSPFTSEGRLEEEEEKKPAPRREQMLPPKQEDLILEKSTKPAAVQRALVTRQHAS; encoded by the coding sequence atggaaaccaTGCATGAGCTCATCCCCTTTGCCAAAGAAATGCTCAGCCAGAAGCCCAACAGGAAAATGGTCAAGCTGTACATGCTGGGCAGCGTGCTGGCTTTCTTCGGCGTGGTTATTGGTCTGGTGGAGACAGTGTGCAGTCCTTTCACCTCTGAAGGGAGgctagaggaggaggaggagaagaaaccTGCCCCGAGGCGAGAGCAAATGCTTCCTCCGAAGCAGGAGGATTTGATCTTGGAAAAGAGCACGAAGCCGGCGGCGGTGCAGAGGGCCCTGGTGACCCGGCAGCACGCCTCCTAA